The Anastrepha ludens isolate Willacy chromosome 2, idAnaLude1.1, whole genome shotgun sequence genome contains a region encoding:
- the LOC128855747 gene encoding putative uncharacterized protein DDB_G0289263, producing MLFHNCHFNAVLAVIAATFVLTARGIFYRECIGAEKSQKFVGSQDNCAKYIYCDGNNSFEGECLDDNFFNVNEGKCAERTAVVCKIGEQANMEGSQSSQSTQSSQGNQGSENSQGSAASASLWDGGRVNGVNMGNFFNTNISTNTNSISNSNNNNINNKNMNSYINWNALVGHSSIQQQQAKQQQLQSAWLAGGIIDSAPVIGLAQNAIDMGNTGANINEADQSPQCPISYGLQNVIYLANARSCATYFTCYNGIAIPMICPRHTYFNEATSRCDHQDNVYCPLHRPVRLICNRGVYDYMPHPRNCGYYYFCSNGYLMIFQCPFQYTWHYERRTCVHRSQAKCFSGAIAEAMLG from the exons ATGCTTTTCCATAATTGCCACTTTAATGCAGTTTTGGCAGTCATCGCCGCCACCTTTGTCCTAACGGCACGTGGCATATTCTATCGGGAATGCATTGGCGCCGAAAAGAGTCAGAAATTCGTTGGTAGTCAGGACAATTGTGCCAAGTACATCTACTGCGATGGCAATAATTCGTTCGAAGGTGAGTGTCTTGATGATAACTTTTTCAATGTGAATGAGGGTAAATGCGCTGAACGTACAGCGGTTGTGTGTAAGATTGGTGAGCAGGCGAATATGGAAGGAAGTCAAAGCAGCCAAAGCACTCAGAGCAGTCAAGGGAATCAAGGGAGTGAAAACAGTCAAGGCAGTGCAGCCAGTGCGAGCCTATGGGATGGCGGACGTGTGAACGGCGTTAACATGGGCAATTTCTTCAACACCAACATCAGCACCAACACCAATTCCATttcaaatagcaacaacaataatattaataataaaaatatgaatagctACATCAACTGGAATGCTCTTGTCGGCCATTCAAGCATTCAGCAGCAACAGgcaaaacagcaacaattgcAATCGGCATGGCTTGCGGGTGGCATTATTGATAGTGCGCCGGTAATAGGCTTAGCGCAAAATGCCATTGATATGGGCAACACTGGCGCCAACATAAACGAGGCTGACCAGTCGCCGCAGTGCCCAATCAGCTACGGCTTACAAAACGTTATCTACTTGGCCAACGCCAGGTCTTGTGCAACCTACTTTACCTGCTATAATGGCATTGCCATACCGATGATATGCCCGCGCCACACCTATTTTAATGAGGCGACGTCACGTTGCGATCACCAGGACAACGTCTACTGTCCG ctACATCGTCCGGTGCGCCTGATTTGCAATCGCGGCGTCTATGATTATATGCCACATCCGCGCAATTGTGGCTACTACTATTTCTGCTCAAATGGCTACTTGATGATCTTCCAATGCCCATTCCAGTATACGTGGCATTACGAGCGTCGTACCTGTGTGCATCGTTCGCAGGCGAAATGTTTTTCCGGCGCAATTGCGGAGGCGATGCTCGgttag